Below is a window of Candidatus Zixiibacteriota bacterium DNA.
GAACATCTCTGACTTTCTCAGCAGAGATAGTTGATATTCCGGAACCAGTCATAGCTTCTGGTGTTAAACAGGATGGAAGTAGTTGGCAATTAGATAACATTTACATCCTGGAGGAAGCATGATTAGGAAATCTGCTCTACTTATCGTTCTCGTTCTGTTCGCGTTTTCATTGCCCGCAATGGCGTGTGACTTGGGCAAGTCCGGCGTGAAGACGACGACCGCTGATGCAGATAAGGCGGCATGTTCTGCTACTACGATTGCTGATAAGGCCGCTTGCGATGGCGTCAAGGCTGGCAAGGCATCTGGTACTGATGCTATTGTCAGACAGGCGAATTTTGATGGCAAGCTTGTCTGCATGGGCTGTGATTTGAAGAAGGCCGATGGCGCTGGCGCAGCGTGCAGCGCCTATGGACACAAGTATACCGTCAAGACCGCAGATGGACGTTACATCAATTTCCTCGAGAACAAGCAGTCTGAGGACCTTGTTAGTGGTGAGAAGTATCACAACCAGGACGTCAAGGTGCAGGGTGTCTTCTATGCAAATGCGAATCAGCTTGAAGTGAAGACATTTGAAGTCGATGGCAAGACGATGAGCTGGTGCGACCACTGCAAGGGTATGGATGCTTGCATGTATGGTAAGGCTGATACACAGTAAAGCGATCTCACACTTTCTTGAATAGTCAAATGAAGAGCCCGCCACATTGGCGGGCTCTCTTACTTCGAATCCGTACTCTCAGACCCGCAAATCGAATGGTCAGACAGATGTATTTGTTGCTTTTCTTCAGATAACGCTTAGAATCAGATTTGTCGCAGCTTATAATCTGAGTATGATCCAATCGTAAGGTGACCTTACCTGAGAAACATCAACTCATGTAGTGAGGATATTCCGACATGAATGACATCGTAGAAGGAGTCTTGAAGATCGGCAAGAAGGGTGACGGGGAATTGCGTGATTTTGCGCGGTCACTCCAGCCCGGCCCGGATGACACTATTGTACCATCTGATATAATCAGAAAATATAATCTCCCCGAGGGAGCGGCAGTTGCCGGTCCGTGCAAAACTGTGAGAAAGCGGAATGTGATTGCTGACGTGAACACTGTCTGCTGTCTCGCACCCGATGAGTTCGCCAAACGTCCTTCATATCAGTCGCTGATTGCTATTGATCCGTGTGAGCGCTTCGACTTGTCGGTCACAGGCGATGTCAGTATGAGAATCATCGATCTGGTTGCGCCAATCGGCAAGGGAACACGCGGGATGATTGTGTCGCCACCTAAGGCCGGTAAGACAATGCTTCTTGAGAAAATGACCCAGTCAATCAGAGTCGGCAATCCTGACACAAGAATTATCGTATTGTTGATAGACGAACGCCCGGAGGAGGTGACGTGGTTCCGTCGTGCGGTCGATGCCGAGGTGCTCGCAAGCACCAGCGATCAAAGCATCGAAGAGCAGACCGATTTGGCGGAACTTGTGCTTGCGCACATCCGCACTGAACTCGAATGTGGTCATGATGTGGTTGTGTTCGTCGACAGTCTTACGCGCATGGGGAGGGCGTTCAATCAGAAGACTCCCGACAGGAAGACAAAGAACAGGATTATGTCTGGTGGCCTCGGCGCACGCGCGATGGAAATCCCGCGCCGCTTCTTCGGACTCGCTCGCAATATCGAGAATGGCGGCTCTGTGACGATAATCGCGACTGCTCTGGTCGATACCGGTTCGCGGATGGATCAGCTCATATTCGAAGAGTTCAAGGGGACCGGCAACAGCGAGCTTGTTCTCGACCGGACTCTTGCCGATGCTCGGATATTTCCCGCGATCAATTTGCTCGAAAGCGGAACGCGCAAAGAGGAGCGCCTCTACGGTCCCGATGATATCACCGGCATCACGATGCTGCGCCGCACGCTCGCAGATCGACGACCCAAAGAGATCATGACCTATATGCTCGATCTGGTCAACGAGTATCCAACAAATAAAGAGTTGTTAGCCAGTCTGGCAAAGGCGTAGGTTTCCACTCACCAGATGCCCCTGACATCTGTCCGGGATTCATCGAAACAGGCTTTTAACTCGGACGAATGCCCTGGGCATCCGTCAGTTGTATACAGAAATCTGGATTGCTATTCTTTTACCAGCAGCACATTGACTGCTTTGACGACGACTTTGACCGTGTCGCCCTCTTTGATGCCGAGTTCCTCCAATGAATCGACAGTGATGACAGAGCTCATCATTGACTTCGCGGGAATTTGAAGCTTGATCTGGCTCATCACGCCCCCCTTCTTGATCTCTACGACCTTGCCCTGCAACTGATTCCTTGCACCGTACTTCACGTCATCCCTCCTTGGCTTTTGAACAAATGGCACTAGACTTTGGCAGGCTTCGGGGAATCCTGCCCTTCGATTACGACATATTGTGGTCAGTGTACATGGTCGCATACCGACACGTCGAATATACTACTTCTTAGCGAGTTTTTCGCGTTTGTCTGCAATAACTTTCTCTTCGATGTTCTTCGGCAGGGGTGAATACTTCAGGAATTCCATCGAATAGCTTGCGCGCCCACTCGACACGGTCCTCAAGGCGGAAGCATACCCGAACATCTCCATCAGTGGAACGGTACCGTTGACTTTCTGCGAGCCTTTTCGGAATCGCCGCATATTCTCGACTTTGCCACGTCTGCGGTTGATGTCGCCAATGATATCACCGAGATATTCATCGGGGGTGTTGATCTCGAGTTTCATGATCGGTTCAAGGAGATGCGGTGCAGCTTTGTGGACGACATCTTTCATCGCCAGCTCGGTACAGATTCTGAAAGCCATCTCGCTCGAATCAACCGAATGAGAGCTTCCATCGATTAGCACAAATCTCACATCCACCATCGGGTAACCGGCAAGCAGCCCATCTTCGATGACCTTGCGGAATCCCTTCTGGACAGCAGGTATGAATTCAATCGGGATATTTCCGCCCTTGACGAGATTCGTGAATTCGATCCCTCCCCCGGAATTTGGCTCAATCCTGAAATCAATGTGTGCGAACTGTCCCTTACCGCCGGTCTGCTTCTTATATTTGTAATCGTGCCGCACTTCGCGGCCGATAGTCTCACGAAATGCCACTGCAGGCTCACCGACGACGACTTCGACCGAGTGTTCGGTCCGTAGGCGGTCGACTATTACTTCGAGATGCAATTCTCCCATGCCGGAAATGATAGTCTCCTCGGTTTCATCGTCAAACCGAACCTTAAACGATGGGTCTTCAAGCGCGAGTTTGTTGAGAGCGATCGATAGCTTGTCCCGCTCCTTAGCACTGGGCGGATCGATTTTCATGTCGAGGACAGTCTCGGGATAGAATATATTCTCGAGCAGGATTGACTTCTCTTCGCTGCAGAGGGTATCCCCGGTCGAGGTGTATTTCAATCCTATCAGAGCGCCTATGTCACCGGCTCTGAGCGCCGGAAGTTCCTCACGGTCCTTGGCATGGACACGCATGATCCTTCCAATTCGCTCACGCTTGTTTCTGGTCGAGTTCTGGATGTAGCTGCCGGCCTTCAACTCACCTGAATACACGCGAATGAACGTCTGCTGGCCGACATATGCATCGTTGATGATCTTAAATGCGAGAGCAGAGAATGGCTCGGTGTAGGATGGCTTCCTCGATATCGTAATCTCAGAGTTTTCGACATCGACGCCGCTCACTATTCCTCGGTCAACAGGCGACGGTAAATAGTCCACCACAGCATCGAGTAGAAGCTGCACACCTTTGTTCTTGAAAGCGGCACCACAGAACACCGGCGTGATGCATAAGCTGAGAACGGCCCGTCTGGCCGAGGATTTGATTTCATCTGCGGTGATTTCGTCTCCATCGAGATATTTTTCCATCAATGCATCATCGAACTCGGCGAGCTTCTCAACAAGTTTCTCGCGATGCCTAATTGCAGACTCCAGGAACTCGGGAGGAATCTCCGATATCTGTCGTTCAAGTTCCAGATACGTGATCAGTTTCATGGTGACCAGATCGACAATACCGGAGAACTTCTCTTCCGATCCTGTAGGCAATTGAAACAGCAGAGCGTTTGCTCCCAACATTTCGTCCATCTGCTCAACAGTTTGAAACAGATCGGCTCCCTGACGATCCATCTTGTTAATGAAAGCAATCCGGGGCACTTTGTATCGATCTGCCTGATGCCACACTGTCTCGCTCTGAGGCTCGACTCCACCGACGGCGCAAAACACCATGACGATACCATCGAGAATGCGCAATGACCGCTCAACTTCAAGCGTGAAATCTATGTGGCCGGGTGTGTCTATAATATTTATCTGATGATTGTTCCACTCGGTGGTGATGGCTGCTGAGGAGATCGTAATTCCGCGCTCCTGCTCCTGTTTCATGAAATCCATCACAGCCTGTCCGTCATGGACTTCGCCGATCTTGCGAGTTCTTCCGGTGAAAAACAGGATTCGCTCGGTTGTGGTTGTTTTCCCTGCGTCGATGTGCGCAACAATCCCGATATTACGAATTTTCTGTAGCGTCGAATATTCCATACATAATTTCTCCAATTAAAGGCCGCCCAATATATCGAATATCCACTGTAAGTCAACGGATTTGTAAGAGTTCCCCAAAGTGAACGCTTTTTGTGATCTGCCAGCACATACTTTCGACCGCCACATCGGTATATCCGTTACTCTGAATCTCGTTTCAGTAGCGGTGATTCAGTGTCGCAATTATCAGAAACACAACTCCAGCGTGCTAAGTCATGATTGCATTGTGGCTTGCGTGGGAATGTCGAGATCTGTGGAAAACATCAGCACTCGAGCGGAGAAACAATATTCGACGATTTATGTTATATGGGCGCGTTGAAAAACCCCGGCAGTCGTCACTGCGAGCGAAGCGTGGCAGTCTTGCTGTCTCACCACGGTGTTGCTTCTCATAGAGATCGCCACGTCGCTCCGCTCCTCGCGATGACGAGGTTTGACGCGCTCTGTAGTTTTCCAACAAACCCCATAGGCCGGAGTGGCAGCAGAAAAAGCCACTTGAGAAGTTGGGAGATGTATTATGAGTAGAAGAATGTCAAACATACCGCTTTTGTCCGTCGCTGTCTTGCTTTTTGGAGTGATTGTGTTTAGTATCATGCAGAGACCGCCGGAGGCTGTCCGTGCTGATATGGCTGGAGTCGCAGCCAACACCCCTATCGAGAAGGGTGCTGATATGTCAGGGAAGGTAGTGAAGTCCGATCAGGAATGGAAGTCGATCTTGACAGCCGATCAATACAGAATAACTCGTGAGAGGGGCACCGAGCCGGCGTTTACGGGTGAGTACAACAAGCACAAGGCAGGTGGTGTATATAAGTGTGTTTGTTGTGGCGAAGAACTATTCGATTCCAAAACGAAGTACGATTCCGGTTCAGGCTGGCCCAGCTTCTGGGCGCCGGCTTCTGAGAATGACATCAGCGAAGTGGCTGACAACAGCTACGGAATGACGCGAATCGAAATTACGTGCAGCAAATGCGGAGCTCATCTTGGCCATGTTTTCGATGACGGACCTCAGCCGACCGGTCTGCGCTACTGCGTCAATTCAGCGTCACTGAAATTCGATGATCGCGAAGAACCACAAGGAGGGGAAAATGAATGAAGTGAGGACATTGTCTGTCGTGCTTTCTGCTATCGTGATGTTGCTCTGTATGTCGAGCATTCCGGCGATTGCCTCCGGAAGCATTCACAGCGAGTATGTGGAGTACCGCGCCGGTGACACCGTGCTCGAAGGGTATCTGGCTTATGACAACACACTGGAAGGCGCCCGGCCCGCGGTAATGATCGTGCACGAGTGGTGGGGACTCGGTATGCATCCGAAGCGCAGTGCGGAACGTCTCGCCAAGCTCGGATATGTCGCGTTTGCTATCGATATGTACGGCGTGGGCAAGCTCACCGATTCAGTGGCACAGGCGGCTGAATGGTCGGGTGCCTTGAAGAATGACCCTGCTCTGGCGATCAAGAGGTTTGAAGCTGCAATGGTAGCTCTAATGGCGAATGCTGTTGTTGATTCGACGAGAATCGCAGCGATCGGTTATTGTTTTGGTGGAACGATCTGCCTTGAGATGGCAAGGGCGGGTGTGGAACTCGCCGGAATCGTCAGTTTTCACGGCGGACTCGATAGCGTGCTTCCGGAGGAAAAAAGAAATATCAACGCCAAGATACTTGTTTGCACCGGAGCCGACGATCCTTATGCTCCGCCTGATCAGGTGATTGCATTCGAAGATGAAATGCGTCGGGCCGGAGCGGACTGGCAAGTCATATCTTACGGTGGTGCAGTTCATAGTTTCACGAATCGCGACGCCGACAAGCATGGAATCCCGGGCGTAGCCTACAACGAAAAGGCGGACCGGCGTTCATGGGAAGCTATGATGACATTCTTTCACGAGTTGTTTAACAAATAATCATCTGACCTCTCTCTATCCAGGACCCCGGTTATGGCGGCTGGCGGGGCGCCGCCCCGCTGAAGCCTGTATGCGGTTTCCCCCGGAATGGGTTGCGAGTATCACATCACGATCGCTTTCATCAGCATGTCATGAACGCCACCAATCGTCACATCTCGTTTATGATGTTGCATGAGTTGCAGCAATTGCCGTTTGCAGTTAGAGCAGGGTGCGGCGCAGAATTTCGCACCGGTGTCATCTATCTGCTTGAGTTTCATCTTTCCGGAAACATTCATGCGAAACTCATAGATCGAATCCATGGCTGACAGTCCGCCTCCACCACCGCAGCACCAATTGAGATGTCGATTGGGCGTCATCTCCCTGAAATCCGCGCAGCAGGCCGTCATTATTGTTCTCGGCTCTTCAACGATGCCGCAGCTTCTGCCGAAGTTGCACGGATCGTGATACGTGACCGGGTCTGGATTCGCGCTTTTGTCGAGCTTGATAGCCCCGTCTTCAATCTTACCGGCAGTATACTGCAGGATATTACCGATTTCGAATGGAAGTTGTCCCCACCATCCCGCTTTCTCCATGATGAACTTCATGATTCGATGAGCATGACCGCATTCGCCCATCATGAGAGTCTTGCACTTCAGGCGCTTAGCTTCGTCGACATAGAGTTTGTTGTCCTCTTTCATAGATTTATCGTCACCGGTGAATAGGCCGTAGTTGGCACCATCAAATGCCTTTGAACTCAGCGTCCATGATACTCCGAGTTTGTGAAACATCTTGGCCATACCCATAGTAGCTTCCGGGTTCACCAACAGATCGCCTGAAGGAGGCACAAGAAATATCTCGGCGCCTGCTTTGTCGAAAGGTATCCTCACATCTATGCCACAGTCATCCTTGATCTCTTCTTCAAGAAAGGCGACCACATCTTTGAAAGCTGTTTCGCTGGCACCATCCGTATTACCTGTTTCGAGTGAAATCGCGACCACCTTCTGCAGTTGCTCCGGCGTGTAGCCGAGAGTGTCCGCGATTGCCCGACCCTTTCTGGTAACAACTGAATTATCAATGCTCATCGGGCAGAACGTTGCACATCTCCGACACCCGGTACATTCGTAGAATGCATTGACGAATGTCTCCATATCGCCGTCAAAGTCGCTGGCTCCTACGATAGGTCCGGCTAGCTTGCCCAATAGCGTTTTGTGTTTCTTGAAAACAGAGCGAATGAGATCGGTCCGTACGGCAGGATTACGCAATTCGGTTGGATCTCCTTTATATACAGGACACTGCTCCGCGCAAGTGCCGCATCTTACACACATCTCCATGTAGAGCTTCAACACCCGTGGTCCGTTGTCTATTCCACTGATGGAGTTTACAACAGCTTCCCGCAGCGCTCCTCCGGTTACTTTATTCGATTTGACTTCGGCTGCGTGACCGGTAGCCGTTCCACTATTTACTGCATCACTTTGAGACACAACAGAGTCTCCTTTCTAAGATTTCTGAATGATGGCTTTGGTGAAGAAGATTCCTCCGAAGTGCATGACTTTGCTGAACGGAATGACCATTATGAGAATCTGTGCGAGCAGGAAGTGAACCATGAGCATGCTGGCCTGCGGCACCGCAGAGGCCGTCAGAGAGAATGTGAGCAACTGTGAGAAGTATGCCCGTGTAATCTCGAGATTGAAGTGTTCACCAAACCTCATCAGATTGCCGGTCGATAGAATGGCGACTATAAGAAGCAGAGCAAGGAAATCGGAGAGATTAGAGACTTCCCGAACACGAAGCACCGTCATTCGACGAAAAATCAGAAGCAGAGCGAAAATCGTAATGATCACGCCCGCCGTGCCACCAGAGATAGCGCTCATCTGATCCGCGTTGATACCAAGCGCGTTCCACAGCGCAGGGAAATCCGTAAACACGCGAACGTGGCCGATCACGATCAGTGCGAGAGTGGCGTGAAATATCCAGGCAAATACCCAGAGAAGCTTGTCTCCCCTGAAAAGGCCGGGGAACAGAAATGCTTCCTTGATTACATTGAAGAATGAGGATACTCCACCGCTTGGGGCGGGGAACAATGTAAGCGCTCCCGGTTGAGGGGTCTTGGTCCAGACATAGAGCCTGCTGATCATGCCTCCCGCAAACAGGACTATTGTTATGTATGGCAAAATGCCAAAAACGAAGTAATTCAAGACATCTTCCTTTCGTACTTCTTTCAGTTTCAACGCATTGCCCGGCAGTATCTTCGATTGCCGGAACCATTCAACGTCGGCGATTACAGGCAGCCATATGGTCTTGGAAGACCGGCGAGGCGATAGGCGCCTTTTGCGACTCCGCACGGGAACAAATCGCAAATGTGCTTGGAGCTGAACCCAGTGCACTTACCAATCTTCACGATTGGCGGGCCTTCACCCGTTTTGAGATAGTAGTTCTTCACGAACTCAATAATCTTCCAGTGATCATCAGTCAATGGCCCAAGATTGTTCTTGCGGGCAAGTTCCTCCGCAACATCTCGAGACCAGGACGACATTTCCCTCAGAAAGCCATCCTCATTTTCCAGCTGCTCTGAACTTGTAGAGGCGTCGCTTATCATGAGTCCTCCCATGTGTTGATACTGCGATTCGATAATTCCAAACTCTGTCGGAAATGATCAGCCTGCTACCTGTCGACAGCGCTAGGAAATCGGGGAGGAACGCAGAATGCTCAATCTTATTGACTAATTCGCATTCGGATGTATACTTAGGGCGAAGCGGGTGACTTCCGGAACATCCCGGAATGCCATTCCCGCATCGCTGGGCTTGACGGGCTGGACTTGGTCGTTCGCGCCCGTCGAGCCGGCCTATTTCCTCTCCCGAGAATTCGTAGAACTGCTCTGGCTTCTACCTCCTTCCCGAAGAATCATTCCATTCGCATCACCAGTCTATTCTCTCTCGATTCGATAGTCAGGACGCGCCATTGGCGATGAGCTTCGATAACATTGCCATCGAGAACGGCCGTTCCATGAACGCAAATACAACCTTGTCACATTTCTTTGGAAGTTCGCCACGGTTTCCCGCAAGGATCACTCTCACGAAAGGTATTCGGGGATCCTCACTAAGCAAGCTAGCAAACTGCTTGCTTCTCTGGACGCCCATCGAGCAATCGATCACAACATAATCAGGCCGGAATCCCTCCACCACCATCGAGCACCGATATTCACAGTCCGTCACTTGAAGACCAAAATCTGCTTCCTTGGCTTCCTTTTCAAGTGCTGCCTTGAGTCGATTCCTATCGGTGACAACGAGCACATTTGGGCGATGCCCATGCACCGTTCGGTAATAGTCGCAGTCCTGACACGTACCATGGCAGAAGAGTCGCGCATGGCCGATCTCTGCAGGTAGATCGCTCATTTCATAGCAGCGAAGCGTTTTTGATTTATAAACGACGCAATTCAGACAATCCTCTGGAATCTCACCGGTTTTCGAATTAAACTCCCAACAGTATTGAAACTTGGCACTGCGGTCGTCCCGATCCTGATTCTTGTCGCTTCGGAGGAACTCCAACAGAGCATCATGTGGAATCCTATGATGTCCACCCGGAGTCCGGACAGCCTGAATCTTGCCAGATCGTATCCACTTGAGGACAGTATCGGGCGTGACTGAACATATTCCTGCTGCCTGTCCCGTTGTCAGATAGTTGTTTGCAGGAAAATCTCGCATAGAGACCCTCACGCGGGTTATCGAAATTATCTATTTTATCGGTTCTATGGGTTCATGATAATGGATAGCTACACCCATGTCAAGTGGAAAATCGAGAATCATACATGGTTTTTTCGAAGTGTTCCTCTGCTGTTCTTCCTCCAACTTTCGATCATCGTTACGAATCGGTACAATGATTCTTCACCTATACTGAGAACCGGCTCATCTGTCGGTAGCCCAGCGCATTGTTTGTTATTGACAGCAGAGACACCACGAAGCACATTGCGGTATCTGATCCGAATACTCGCAGGTGGAGAGCGGCCTTGAAATATGGTTCACAATCGGAAGTGGGCAGAGTCCAGAGTATTCTGCTTAAGCATCCCAGGGACGCATTCATCGATCAGGAAAATGTCGACCGCCAGTGGAAGACATTGAATTATATTTCCCCGCCAATTTACAGGAAAGCAATCGAAGAATATGACAGATTCATCGAATTGCTGAGTCGGGATATCCCGGGAATTCACTATCTGCCGAGCGACTCGAATACAAGCCTCGATTCGATTTATGTGCATGATCCAGTCGTCATAACTACCGCCGGCGCGATTCTCTGCAACATGGGAAAAGCACAGCGCACCGGGGAATCAAAGGCTTTCGGAGAGCATCTTGGTCATATTGGAATACCGATCCTCGGGTCTATCAAGGGCGGCGGTCGATTGGAGGGAGGCGATATCGTCTGGTTTGACGAGCGCACACTCGCGATCGGCGAAGGCTACCGAACAAATGCGGAGGGCATACGCCAGTTGAAAGAGCTGACAAACGATCTGGTGGATGAATTTATCATTGTGTCTCTACCTCACTGGAACGGTCCCGACGACGTGCTGCACTTGATGTCAATGATCAGCCCGATCGACCGAGATCTTGCCGCAGTTTATTCACGATTGATGCCGGTTCGATTCAGGGAGTGGCTTCTCGCCAGAGGAATAGAACTCATAGAGGTTCCCAATTCGGAATACGATTCGATGGCGTGCAATATTCTCGCGACTGCACCCCGCAGATGTGTGATGCTTGCAGGAAATCCGATCACGAAGCGATTGCTCGAAGAAGCAGGTGTTGTCGTAAGAGAGTATGTCGGTGACGAGATATCGAAGAAGGGCGCCGGTGGACCGACTTGCCTGACAAGGCCGTTGCTGCGTAGTTCATAAGCCAATTCACAGCCCTAAGGCGTGATGGCATAGCAAAATGCTGACGCCGTCGGCCCTTGGGAATCGCCACATCGTCAATGAACATCGAAAAGAGTTGAGCGCCGGTAGCGCGTCTTTGGGCCGCTTTCGAATTACGGCACATGAAGATATCAACCAACATAGAGACAATTCCTCGAATATAGACTGGCTTCATCCTAAATAGTCCTTGACACAGAATGACAATCAATTATCTTATAACGAGTTAGAGGTTTCTCGTGACTAGTGAGGAACCTTGCTACTATACTTCATGTCTGATTAACAGTGAAGCGATTACATCCGGAGGAACAATGTTTAATCGTACAGTAGCAGTATCATTGATGATCCTGATCACCTTCCTGATCTCTGCCACCCAAGTATCTGCATCTGACCAGAACAAAGCGGAGTTTGCTTTCGAGCGACTCAGCGTGGATTATCCCGAAGTGAAGGCTTATAGCGAGGATGGTAGGATAACCAAACTGTACGGGCGTGCATTCGGTTCAGGCGCTGACGTTTTGAGTTCTGCCGACCAATTCCGCACCCGGCATTCTGCTGTGTTCGGAGCAGAGCCTTCCGATCTGGTACCGAGCAGCCTGCTCAAAGATGGCAGGCGCACCCAGCAGCTCATGTACAACCAAGAGACGGGCGAATACAAATTCACTCTTGTGTATTATTCCCAACAGAGGAATGGTATCCCGGTATTTCGATCTGATCTGAAGATCCTTGTTCGCAACGAGCCGGGGTTTCCCGTCGTTCTTGCCGGTTCCGCTCTCAGAGACCTCGGAGACTTCGTCCCGACCCAGAAATCCAGTGTGCACTACGATCTGGCTCAGAATGTTGTGCGAGTATCGCATCCCGAATTAACGGATTTCGGCGAACCGGAGACAGTGATATGGGCGGGATATGATGAGATCAACTCCGAGCCGGTTCTGTCGATCACATTCGAAGCTACAGGCAAAGATTATCAGAAATGGATGTTTGTCGCCGACGCTCAGACCGGTGAGATACTATACGAAGAGAATCTCGTCATATTTGAAGACATAGTTGGCAACGTGAGCGGCTATGCGACCGAAGGCATTGCTTCCGGCGATTGTGAAGAGGAGGTCGTTACGCCTCTTCCATATGCCCGCGTGACCAGAGGATCTTCAGAGACATACACTGATGTTAACGGTGATTTTGTGTTGCCCAATGCCGGGTCGACTCCTGTCATCGTGTCATCAACGATCTGGGGCGAGTTTTTCCAGGTGTTGAATGCTGCAGGGGAACCGTCATTACTCACATCTGCAGTCACTCCTCCGGGACCTGCTAATTTCATTCACAATCCAGCGAACGGAGAATTCACGAGAGCTGAAGTAAACGGCTACTATCATGCGAATGTTGTGCGGGACATGGTGCTGTCTTTCAATCCGGAGTTCCCGACTCTTTCAGAACAGACCGGCTTTCCCGTCCATGTAAATCGCAGTGATGGATACTGTCCCGACAACGCCTGGTACAACGGCTCTTCGATAAACTTCTGCAAAGGAGAATCCGGGTATCCAAACACAGCCTATTCGACGGTCGTACATCATGAATATGGGCATCACGTGGTCGCAGAGTCCGGCAACGGGCAGGATCAGTACGGAGAAGGCTATGGCGATGTGATGGGTGTTTTGATTACCGACGATTCCGGGCTTGCGTACGGCTTCTACGGTTCAGGATACTGCAATTACCCGCTCAGAAACGCGGACAACTCTTTTCAGTATCCGTGCAACGGCGAAGGGCATTACTGCGGCAATCTCATTTCAGGTTGTGTCTGGAGCACACGCAATGAACTTCTTGCGAGCTATCCTGAGACATATCGCGACATTCTGGGAAGTCTCGCGATCAATTCAATGCTGCTGCACTCCGGAAACAGGATAACTCCACAGATTACGATAGACTGGTTGACTCTGGATGATGATGATCCGATAATTGCTAATGGCACTCCACACTATCCTGAAATTTGCGCCGGATTCGGAGCACACAATATGGATTGCCCTGCTCTGTCCCCTGTCTGGTTCGAGTATCCTGACG
It encodes the following:
- the rho gene encoding transcription termination factor Rho; translated protein: MKIGKKGDGELRDFARSLQPGPDDTIVPSDIIRKYNLPEGAAVAGPCKTVRKRNVIADVNTVCCLAPDEFAKRPSYQSLIAIDPCERFDLSVTGDVSMRIIDLVAPIGKGTRGMIVSPPKAGKTMLLEKMTQSIRVGNPDTRIIVLLIDERPEEVTWFRRAVDAEVLASTSDQSIEEQTDLAELVLAHIRTELECGHDVVVFVDSLTRMGRAFNQKTPDRKTKNRIMSGGLGARAMEIPRRFFGLARNIENGGSVTIIATALVDTGSRMDQLIFEEFKGTGNSELVLDRTLADARIFPAINLLESGTRKEERLYGPDDITGITMLRRTLADRRPKEIMTYMLDLVNEYPTNKELLASLAKA
- a CDS encoding TOBE domain-containing protein, producing the protein MKYGARNQLQGKVVEIKKGGVMSQIKLQIPAKSMMSSVITVDSLEELGIKEGDTVKVVVKAVNVLLVKE
- the msrB gene encoding peptide-methionine (R)-S-oxide reductase MsrB, giving the protein MSGKVVKSDQEWKSILTADQYRITRERGTEPAFTGEYNKHKAGGVYKCVCCGEELFDSKTKYDSGSGWPSFWAPASENDISEVADNSYGMTRIEITCSKCGAHLGHVFDDGPQPTGLRYCVNSASLKFDDREEPQGGENE
- the fusA gene encoding elongation factor G, with the translated sequence MEYSTLQKIRNIGIVAHIDAGKTTTTERILFFTGRTRKIGEVHDGQAVMDFMKQEQERGITISSAAITTEWNNHQINIIDTPGHIDFTLEVERSLRILDGIVMVFCAVGGVEPQSETVWHQADRYKVPRIAFINKMDRQGADLFQTVEQMDEMLGANALLFQLPTGSEEKFSGIVDLVTMKLITYLELERQISEIPPEFLESAIRHREKLVEKLAEFDDALMEKYLDGDEITADEIKSSARRAVLSLCITPVFCGAAFKNKGVQLLLDAVVDYLPSPVDRGIVSGVDVENSEITISRKPSYTEPFSALAFKIINDAYVGQQTFIRVYSGELKAGSYIQNSTRNKRERIGRIMRVHAKDREELPALRAGDIGALIGLKYTSTGDTLCSEEKSILLENIFYPETVLDMKIDPPSAKERDKLSIALNKLALEDPSFKVRFDDETEETIISGMGELHLEVIVDRLRTEHSVEVVVGEPAVAFRETIGREVRHDYKYKKQTGGKGQFAHIDFRIEPNSGGGIEFTNLVKGGNIPIEFIPAVQKGFRKVIEDGLLAGYPMVDVRFVLIDGSSHSVDSSEMAFRICTELAMKDVVHKAAPHLLEPIMKLEINTPDEYLGDIIGDINRRRGKVENMRRFRKGSQKVNGTVPLMEMFGYASALRTVSSGRASYSMEFLKYSPLPKNIEEKVIADKREKLAKK
- a CDS encoding respiratory nitrate reductase subunit gamma, with product MNYFVFGILPYITIVLFAGGMISRLYVWTKTPQPGALTLFPAPSGGVSSFFNVIKEAFLFPGLFRGDKLLWVFAWIFHATLALIVIGHVRVFTDFPALWNALGINADQMSAISGGTAGVIITIFALLLIFRRMTVLRVREVSNLSDFLALLLIVAILSTGNLMRFGEHFNLEITRAYFSQLLTFSLTASAVPQASMLMVHFLLAQILIMVIPFSKVMHFGGIFFTKAIIQKS
- a CDS encoding dienelactone hydrolase family protein; amino-acid sequence: MSSIPAIASGSIHSEYVEYRAGDTVLEGYLAYDNTLEGARPAVMIVHEWWGLGMHPKRSAERLAKLGYVAFAIDMYGVGKLTDSVAQAAEWSGALKNDPALAIKRFEAAMVALMANAVVDSTRIAAIGYCFGGTICLEMARAGVELAGIVSFHGGLDSVLPEEKRNINAKILVCTGADDPYAPPDQVIAFEDEMRRAGADWQVISYGGAVHSFTNRDADKHGIPGVAYNEKADRRSWEAMMTFFHELFNK
- a CDS encoding (Fe-S)-binding protein → MSQSDAVNSGTATGHAAEVKSNKVTGGALREAVVNSISGIDNGPRVLKLYMEMCVRCGTCAEQCPVYKGDPTELRNPAVRTDLIRSVFKKHKTLLGKLAGPIVGASDFDGDMETFVNAFYECTGCRRCATFCPMSIDNSVVTRKGRAIADTLGYTPEQLQKVVAISLETGNTDGASETAFKDVVAFLEEEIKDDCGIDVRIPFDKAGAEIFLVPPSGDLLVNPEATMGMAKMFHKLGVSWTLSSKAFDGANYGLFTGDDKSMKEDNKLYVDEAKRLKCKTLMMGECGHAHRIMKFIMEKAGWWGQLPFEIGNILQYTAGKIEDGAIKLDKSANPDPVTYHDPCNFGRSCGIVEEPRTIMTACCADFREMTPNRHLNWCCGGGGGLSAMDSIYEFRMNVSGKMKLKQIDDTGAKFCAAPCSNCKRQLLQLMQHHKRDVTIGGVHDMLMKAIVM